In Pseudothermotoga hypogea DSM 11164 = NBRC 106472, the following are encoded in one genomic region:
- a CDS encoding MBL fold hydrolase — MHIRIIDGHDCIGGNKILVCSENGEGFLLDFGVNFKKWSLYFEEYLKPRTGKILHDLLKLDLIPRLNVYRSDLLAPDFDSNECVKFVFVSHAHADHCGLIGLLSEQIPLLMTKETFALLSVMDQLKPSIWEQLTIRTRTRSEDEHIRTDVLVNDRKKKNRKICLENVEDQLEDEFEPVDIHQCWPNRVEILPVYHSVLGAAALCVEVDDAIVIYTGDLRASPTKEEEEFWRSKLGEKRLALSKRTEQFAREIKDYRDSLKKPLVLIVEGTRVSRKADTTNDERTVFQNVLDAVSRTNTLVIADFPTKHLERLMSFLKVAQMCGRYLALTPKDFALLQYMEKIDPTWQLSEQEIQCLRVYHIGKVEFSKLEKEAIHFAKSSGLLVGPEEVNKSPAKYIVAAGYFDMPQMLDIDETVLNGSIYIHSTSEAYTEEQQMDYKRFKNWLTRFGIKPRGLAFENDEIVFTNEFHASGHVSAQELEKLIETLQPDVIIPVHTEEKFWFVERWGTKVLTQEEVYL; from the coding sequence ATGCACATAAGAATTATAGATGGTCATGATTGTATAGGAGGAAACAAGATACTGGTGTGTTCGGAGAACGGAGAAGGATTCTTGCTCGACTTCGGTGTTAATTTTAAGAAATGGTCGCTTTACTTTGAAGAATACTTGAAGCCCAGAACGGGTAAGATACTGCACGATCTGCTCAAACTCGATTTGATACCACGGCTCAACGTCTACAGATCGGACCTTCTTGCCCCAGATTTTGACAGCAACGAGTGCGTGAAGTTCGTATTTGTGAGTCACGCACACGCCGACCACTGCGGTCTGATAGGTCTTCTGAGTGAGCAGATTCCTTTACTCATGACGAAGGAAACCTTCGCGCTGTTGAGTGTGATGGACCAGCTGAAACCCTCAATTTGGGAACAGCTGACGATCCGGACCAGAACGAGGAGCGAGGATGAACACATTCGCACGGACGTGCTGGTGAACGACAGAAAGAAAAAGAATAGGAAGATTTGCCTCGAAAACGTTGAAGACCAACTCGAGGACGAATTCGAACCTGTCGACATACATCAATGCTGGCCCAACCGCGTCGAGATCCTTCCCGTGTACCATTCGGTGCTCGGTGCGGCAGCGCTGTGCGTTGAGGTCGACGATGCGATCGTGATCTACACAGGTGATTTGAGGGCGAGTCCGACGAAAGAGGAGGAAGAATTCTGGCGCTCGAAACTCGGTGAGAAAAGACTGGCGCTCTCGAAGAGGACCGAACAGTTCGCAAGAGAGATCAAGGATTACAGAGATTCACTGAAAAAACCGCTGGTTCTCATTGTCGAAGGAACAAGGGTGAGCAGGAAAGCCGATACAACCAATGACGAGCGGACGGTTTTTCAAAACGTGCTCGACGCAGTCTCAAGAACGAACACGCTGGTCATAGCCGATTTTCCAACCAAACACTTGGAGAGGCTCATGAGTTTCCTCAAGGTTGCACAGATGTGCGGAAGATATCTCGCCCTGACACCGAAAGACTTTGCGCTTTTGCAGTACATGGAAAAGATCGATCCAACCTGGCAACTTTCGGAGCAAGAGATACAGTGCTTGCGCGTTTACCACATAGGAAAAGTGGAGTTCTCAAAGCTCGAGAAGGAAGCGATCCACTTCGCTAAGTCCAGTGGTCTGCTCGTTGGACCAGAAGAGGTCAACAAAAGCCCTGCAAAATACATCGTGGCCGCCGGATACTTCGACATGCCACAGATGCTCGACATCGATGAAACGGTTTTGAACGGTTCGATCTACATACATTCGACGAGCGAGGCTTACACGGAGGAGCAACAGATGGACTACAAGAGGTTCAAGAACTGGTTGACGAGGTTCGGAATAAAACCCCGCGGTTTGGCCTTCGAGAACGACGAGATCGTCTTCACAAATGAGTTCCATGCTTCAGGACATGTATCCGCGCAGGAACTGGAGAAGCTCATCGAGACACTCCAACCAGACGTCATAATACCAGTCCATACCGAGGAAAAATTCTGGTTTGTGGAGAGATGGGGTACAAAAGTTTTGACACAAGAAGAAGTATACTTATGA